ATCAATAATTTAACCGCATTTTCACCATGCAGCGCACAACGTGCAACATGCACCTGCAACTGTGGGAATGAGCCACCTGCCATGAATGctggaaaacaaaaggagcGCTCAGAGGGAAGACACCTTCAATTACGCCGGGCTTCGCCCCTCGCCCGCATCCACTTTCCCTGCCTTCCTTCCACTCCAATTGGCCTTAAAACGCATATATCAGAGTTGTGACACATGGTGCTCGATTATTGATTAGTGTAAGTGCCATTAAGGGCGGACTTTAATCGTACTAGTCCTCCTTCTGCTGCTTTATCCAGGACTACGTGACGGACCAGCAGAGGGGATTCCGGGCAGACAGCTGTTCGCCTTATCCTTAGCGTTTCCCCTTTAGAGGGTAAAAACTTATCCCGAAAACAGTACGGCTTCGCTGGCTGGGATATCGCATTGTATCCTGGCCCGGGTCGTTTCCTTTTTCTGGCCTTGTCCAATACAGTGAGCATGGCACATTTGCGCCTAGTTTACGACAGCTGCCGAGCATCTTCCTCGCTCCCTCGTGGCAACATCTTGAGCTCGTTCCTCGGAGCTACCCTTACATTTTGTTGCCTGAGCTGGCTGTTGCTTCCTGGCAGCTGATTGATCCTCGCTTCGATCTTGTTACAGCTGCCGATTCTTAGCTCCCAGGTAAAAGGGCCGTTGTCCTGTCTTGGGATCTTTATTTGCTCACCTTTCATTTCGGCTGTCATCTTgttgtttttcgtttgttcCAACTCTTGCtctaattgttatttttattggcaagCGCGgtatagtttttttttgttcaatagtagaataaagaaaacatttttttaagcAATGCTTTCTGGGAATtcctttaatatttattttgggcACTTTATAAACAAGCTCTTAGGCTTTAAAAAAAggcttatttaatttaatttacaaatcaTCTAAGTGATTAAGTGATTTCCAAATACCCAGAAGGCACTTATCAAAATCCTTTCCTGTATTCCCTTTGATTGTCCCATAGATAAGTGGAGGGTTTTAGTTGCCCTTTTGCTTGACATGCCTTTCCCCACTTAAGGCCTTAATTCAATAAAGGATACACGAGACGTTTTGTTTATTCGTTGAAATCTAAGCATATCCTTTTGATTTTGCTTTTTGTCAGCAAACGACTATGTTTCCTCAGGcatttacaataaaataacgctaaattcaatttaaataattctatCGTTTATTTGGCGACTTCTTTGTTGGGTTCTTGGATATTTTTATCGCCTTTGCGAATACTTTCCGCAAAGGGCACAAGGACAACCCTTTTATGCGACCATAAACCCACAGCattgtttgccaaaaagcGAGGGAGAATCGCGAAGGGGTAGGAGTAAGCATGCAGTCATTCGAGCGCAGACACgctaatataatatttatagttgGTGTTTTGCTTCCGGCTGCCTCAGCTTAGCTGGGCTCCTtttattgaattgaatttgtcgcacaatggaaataaaattgaaatgtgtCCAGGAAGCGATTTCCGAATGCAAAGCACGCTCAAGTTgtcgaaaaaaatatttcagtaTAGCATAGGGGTTGCTTCGCTATCCTGATTCCGCTTCGACTTCAGGCCATTAGCTGCAGCAACAGGATAATCACAATTGCGGCAGCTGGCAAGCAAGAGAACCTCAAAAAGCAGAGGGTTAGAAAACAATTCGAAAAGCTTGACAAGCGTACACAACTTGACCATGAAAAAGGATTAACtcgattttcaattataaaacATGTCGCATCTAAACTTTGGTCTACGGTAGAACATTTAAACTGTTTTCCAATACTTAACCCattagaaattattatttttgattgtTACTTGATGTTTTTATGTAACAAATGGTGGTTTGAGTCGTTCCTTCATTTCTTGACCTTGAACTAATGAGGCATGAAGGTGTTTTTGTCGGTTTTGGAAATTTGACACCGGAGTTTTTCGGAGCAACAGACATGCACTGCCACCTTGTTGTTGAGAGATCCCAATTAAACGGGATTTCCTATTGGAAAAACCATCCATCAGGTGGCAACGCCGTTCAtaggcttttcttttttgtctACGTGACCAAACTTCATTgcatgtggatgtgtgtgtgtcatgTTGCACTGCCAACCCCGAtattaaacaacaacaacaatagagAGGAAGTCTGACGGCACAGCGAGAGAGACGTAGAAGCAGCTAGTAACAAAGAAAGAGCGTGAGAGGGGTTGGGCAAAATCGAAATGAGCGGAGTTACTCTCTTGGTAGGCTTTgctctttattgttttttgtgcaTTCGCTGCATGTAACATTTGTTGCCCCACACAAACCGACatattaatatacatatagtacATAATTGAGCTGCATGTGGCAACATATGTCGAggcaaaaccacaaaaacacaaacttacaacagcaagaacaacaagaaaaactcGCCCAGCATTGCGGCCACatttgctgcagctgcagcctGGGTGTCTTGCATTCTTTTTGAAACTCTGACTCATTTACTTGTTCcgttcgttttttgtttttatatttttctccttttttgtgtgtgcagtAACATCACCGATAAGAGCTTTTGAGTTGCATTAATGTGGCAGCCCTTTTTCTTTTATCTATATAGAACACATCAGTAGGTTGTGATCACAGCCTTCTCTTTCTGTCATCCACCCGCATGCAtttgctgcagcaacaacaattgatTGCTGTGATTGCTGGCTCAGCAGAATAGTTTAACAGTCTGTTATGGGCCTGTTCATCAAGCTGTGCTCTCTGGTGTTTCCCAGTGTCTTGTGCGATTGTTATTCCTCTGCCTCCGTTGGTGATGGTGTTGTAAACATGTGTTTACATGGCTCACCACCAACCGGATGTGGCTAATGACCGCAAAGCTAAAAAGCAAATCGGCCGAGGAGCAAACACCATTATTTACACCGATATGGATTCCCTCTTGAGAAActttggaaaaagttttgaCGAATGATTTTTGAAACGCTCAGCTATCGGAGTTTGGCTAAAATTTTTATAGTCAAGAAATACACTAAGAGAGActttctataaataaaatatattaatttttaccTATGGTGTAATCGAAATGTTTGGCAGCTCGATACGTCTTAAAGTAAACAATTTCCGAAGTAGTTCCACTTATCAATATTAAAACCGCCTTTTAAACCGTGTGATAGCATATAATGATGTCGTAATCCCATTAACATTATCGCAAAGCTATGCCGGAAATACCAACTATGACGTTTATATTTGCATCATAAGTACTTGTCGTAAGTACGTAGTTTTTTGATGCACAACCATAATAACCTTCACCTCTTTTATAGTCTCCCTTTCGTTGTGCATTACGAATTACAACTAAGGAAATAGAATTTTTAGTTGCCAGATTCGAGAACGTTATCGTGGGTTTTAGGTTTTTATCAGCTAGTTTTATTTACTTGTGAATCACAAACCAAGCATTCACATACTAATTCACCACTTCCTGCCTTCTTTTCGCCTGCAGCAACGTACCGAACTCAGCCCGCCGACCCACCAAACATCCGCAACCGCCGAAGTAAATGCACCGCTGGCCAGCTCGACGAGTGCATCCATTGCGGTAACGGCGAGTGCGACAGCGGCATCTGCCACTCCGGCAACGGGCACCACTACCTCAGGCAGCATTAGCGGCAATGCGGGCTCAACCTCCAGCGGTAACAGTTCCGGAGTTTCGGCGACTGGAGGATCACAAGCCGCAGTGGGGTCTGGCGGCTATTCAAAAACAGAATCAAGCAAGTCGAGTGGCGCCGCAAGCGCAggcagtggcaacagcagTAACACGAGTAGCACAAAGCACGGCAGCAGCATCAAGGACATTAGCAGCAGTGGCAATCAGCCGCCATCGGCTGCGAGCAGCAATAGTGCACCCAGCCTTTATGTCTCCGTGCCACTGTCCACGGCCAACGTACCTGGAATCAATCTGCCGACTAGCAGCACTAGCACTAATACCACCAGCGGTAAGTTTAATAGTGCAGAcatataaaattgtttgtaaataaaagAGCAACATCTTAAAAATGTTCTTCTTCTgttcttctgttttttttttgcagaatCCCATTCAGCATCCTCGCGCAGCAGTGGCGCACAAAcccagcatcagcagcagctaaGCAATGCTTTGGTTGGTCCGTCAATGGGAACAGCCGCTGGGTCTTTTCACGGCGGAACACTCAGCAGTGGGTCCTCGTCGGTCATCCAGCACCAGAGCGGAAAGTCATCGCCGGCTCTGGGCACTCTAGTCAGCGGCAACAGTGGTGGCAGTATAATCTCCGCCAGTGGCCTTTCACTACCCAGTGGTAACCTCACTGCCACGACCACGGAGAGCGGCAACTTGAAGATTAGCTATGAGAAGCAGACGACACGAGTGCAACAATTGCAGGGCCAGGAGGCGCCACCGGCCAGACGCAGCAGGTATGTGTGCTCTACAAGAAGTCTTCTCCATTAGTGGCATTATCCATTGCTTTTTGTTGCCTGTGCTTGCTAGTTCTTTTAGTTTATATTAGATCGTAGATATATCTTTTGGGAGCCTTACTTtgcctttttttgttgtgttgcTGGAAGTGTGCAGATTGTTTAATGTCCTCATTTTCACTTTGTAAGATTTGGTTACGTTCCGTTTTAATGGAATCGAAAATGATGTGAGGAtgcaaattaatgcaaattaaacaacaaaatgaaacaaatcTTAGGgagaatttaaatttcgtgaaagattaaaaaaaatcaaatgaaagtACTAAGAACTTcctaatttattaattatttgtttcttGTTCCATTTCCGACAAAAGATTCAGAACTTACTTCAAAAACACTTTGTTTTCCTTCAGTTGCAACTTATTTTCTGCAGCaatacttttcatttcaatatttcgTTCACTTGTGTTTATGTCCACCCAAATTTGAAGAACGAAAAGTCCGAATGTGCGATCTATAAAAATCACAATTTTTGTCTTTGTCTCTCTCTCCCGTTTGCTTAATGTCTTCCTACACTATACACTTTTTAATCACCCAACCAACCCCCCACGTAGATCGCGCTCCGGTGAGAGTGGCAGTAGTCACCACCATgtccatgcccatgcccatcaccaccaccatcacccCACCCATCACAACAGCCATCACCAACAAaatccacagcagcagcaacagttacaccaacagcagcagcaaaacgcGTCATCACAGCCGCACTCCTCCACCAactcatcctcatcctccacCACTTCcacctcctcgtcctcgtcctcgttaTCGGGTGGAGCTGCACCAGCCATATCGTCCTCCAACTCCAAGGGTCCCTCGAGATCGGGCAAAAAGCGTGGGGCTGCGATAAATAAGAGCGAAGGTGCGACGGTGGCAACAACGGCAATACCAGCAACTGTTGCTGCCACACCAGTCGAGAAGCAGAGTCGCCACAGCTCGCCTCACTACAGTGCAACCCCGACCCCTCCACCAACATCTGCGTTACCACCAGTTGTATCCTCGCCGGTGGTGATGCTGCAATCTCTGTCCTCGTCCTCGGTAGATTCCCCGCCAACAACAGCATTTGTTGGGGCGACTTCAAATAGCCGCAACACGCGCAATAACAGTAGCAATTGCAATCACAATGGCGAGCAGACATCCTCGTCCAGTTCGTCCTCTTCGTCCTCGTGTTCGGGTGGGGGCACCAGTGGTGCGGTTAATGTGGTAAATCTGCTAGACTCTCCGGTTAATATGTCAGCTTCAGGGAACtatcgcagcagcagcaactccacAGGAAATGCCTTGCCGGCTGGCAGCAACGCCAACCAAGCCAAGCCTCTGAACAAGAAAATGTTACGTGCACAGCAAACGCAGCTGtatcagcaacagcagcatcagcaacaacagcagcatcagcaataTGCACCCCCCGCTAGATCCATTTCCCCTAATCTCAGCTCAGCCTCAGCTTCCAACTCAGCTAGCTTTACGCAcatgcaacaacagcaacagtcacagcagcaacatgaagATCTAGAGATTTTGCAATTCACTAACACTAATACAACTGCCTCTTCCAATACGCCCACGTCAAAACCCAACAACAGAACGCCTGATCTGAGCACGGCCAGCACTTCATCGTCATCGGCAACTGCAGTGCCCGCGACAACGTCTCCCTTGGTCGTACTGAACAACCAATTGCCACTTAACTCGGTGGCAGCTAGTAGTTCTGCCGGTGGTCTTAAGTTTACCTACGAGAGTCAGACCCAGATGGACGTGCCCATGATGCCTGTGAGCGCCATAAAGGATTCCCCGCCCAGTTCGCCCGGCTCGGAGATAGGATCTAACATGCACTCcgcaactgcagcagccgGTTCCCTGGCTGGAGCTCCAACAGCGGCGGCTGCTCAAACTGGAAATGTACGGAAGCGTGGACGCAAGGCCAAGGACGCCACAatagctgcagcagcggcggcagcagcagcagcagctgctctcAGCAATGCTCAACAGGATCTCAAGGATGTGCGCTTACTGCAAAATGGAGCGCCGAATGCTTCGGGCAATCCATCTAGCAGCACACCAACACCTCCTGCGACTCCGGCTTCGTCCAATGCTGTCACCTCAGCCAGTTCGATCATTACACATACGGCCGCCCATATGCTGGGCAACCAGATCAACCCAAACAGCAGCGTTGCCCAGAAGCTGTCCGAGCAGCTACATATGGAGGTTCAGGATCACTCGATCTACACTCCCGATTCAATAAACTCGCAGTACGCTGGAGTTCCGTTTCCCGGCAAGCAGGTAAGAATCACTATACAGACTTTTATATGACACAAACATCAAAAATAATGTTTCCTTTTCTCCCAGCGCAACTCAACGGCCGTGCCCAGCAACGCCACACCAGCTCCGAATCCGCTGCAGTCGATGTTCAGTGGTGGTGGTATGAACGGTAACATGCCCATTCCGCAAAGTCTGGAGCAACTGCTGGAGCGGCAGTGGGAACAGGGCTCCCAGTTTCTCATGGAGCAAGCGCAGCACTTTGACAGTGAGTATGAGTCGAATATAGGGAGCTAAATGATAGTTTTTGTAAATTAACACTAAATGTCTCAATCGCAGTTGCCTCGCTGCTAAATTGCTTGCACCAGCTGCAGAGCGAAAACCTCCGGCTGGAAGAACATGTGACCAGCCTTATAGCGCGACGTGATCACCTGCTGGCGGTCAATGCGCGCCTGCAGATCCCCCTGAATACCATCGCAAGCAACACGAAGGCCGAGGCGCATGGTAAGTAGGGAAGGCGCCTATTCTCTCTTGTACTTGGTGTCGGCACTTGCTCGCTCCAACTATGTGGCACTGGAGGAGCCCACATCCCACTTACACAGCCACTGCTCACATACCAAATTTTGCGTTTAGTTATCTGTACatccatttttttgtttggtattCCTTGTACATACAAATCTACTTCGCGTTGTAGTCTTAAGTAACTTATATTAAGTTAACAACTAATCTGGTTACAAATGGTCATCCTTATAAGCaaattatgtacatacatatatacacagcCACATGCTGTAAATGAAATTACAGATTGTCGCACAAAATTAGTGATTGAAATATTAGCTATTGCATTTATCGACCACATTGACAACTCGTCACCATTTTAAACGGAATGCTTCTCAACCCTTATCATCGAACCATACCACGACTAGATAACTTTctttatttatacttttaagttagttatatgtatttacaaaaaaaatacagatCTAATTATACTTAATCTTGTGACGAGATATGATTTCCTTGGCCAAGTTAATTGTTAAGTTCTTTCGATATCTAAAAGCTAatatttttcgattttatttatttacaaaatgaataaaatgtttaatatattaaacacAAAACCAACACAAAttctaaatttatttacttaagttGTCGTTATCTGTACCCATAGTTTTCAGATTTTGCTTAACCAAATATTAACACGCTGGGTTGATGGTTA
This genomic stretch from Drosophila yakuba strain Tai18E2 chromosome 3R, Prin_Dyak_Tai18E2_2.1, whole genome shotgun sequence harbors:
- the LOC6536097 gene encoding pneumococcal serine-rich repeat protein isoform X18, translating into MMMMDTMDTSQSQPMDVAPAVAVAATSGGALVDFTAAMVSMAATAEAESAESNNNHIDMAEYKEHRKNKKKKREKREREGKEHRHHKHRDREHREHRRHRDRERDKERDREGHHHHPTHHHPNNSQHSTSASSSPSSASTTPSATIEYVGGSASASPSYLGGGATGTGGAVGATTTYPHNLKIRFLLSGQRTELSPPTHQTSATAEVNAPLASSTSASIAVTASATAASATPATGTTTSGSISGNAGSTSSGNSSGVSATGGSQAAVGSGGYSKTESSKSSGAASAGSGNSSNTSSTKHGSSIKDISSSGNQPPSAASSNSAPSLYVSVPLSTANVPGINLPTSSTSTNTTSESHSASSRSSGAQTQHQQQLSNALVGPSMGTAAGSFHGGTLSSGSSSVIQHQSGKSSPALGTLVSGNSGGSIISASGLSLPSGNLTATTTESGNLKISYEKQTTRVQQLQGQEAPPARRSRTPDLSTASTSSSSATAVPATTSPLVVLNNQLPLNSVAASSSAGGLKFTYESQTQMDVPMMPVSAIKDSPPSSPGSEIGSNMHSATAAAGSLAGAPTAAAAQTGNVRKRGRKAKDATIAAAAAAAAAAAALSNAQQDLKDVRLLQNGAPNASGNPSSSTPTPPATPASSNAVTSASSIITHTAAHMLGNQINPNSSVAQKLSEQLHMEVQDHSIYTPDSINSQYAGVPFPGKQRNSTAVPSNATPAPNPLQSMFSGGGMNGNMPIPQSLEQLLERQWEQGSQFLMEQAQHFDIASLLNCLHQLQSENLRLEEHVTSLIARRDHLLAVNARLQIPLNTIASNTKAEAHAAISTTAAPTTTSTTSTTTATSTCTTSVISTIASSGSSNIGLGSNISALNAATTIAAAVSLATTAINTTIPTMANSRPTVAAASSSGVLDYRGPGATSNSSNSNNSSNTISNSVSNSSSNPTSSSSASGPPASSMSISGINMSSATNLGMR
- the LOC6536097 gene encoding protein AF-17 isoform X6 encodes the protein MCERNNNKQVTSVNKIPSSINAKLELDSSKDDTIHSTSLNKKLVKIKKFKLDDMKEMVGGCCVCSDERGWPENPLVYCDGQNCTVAVHQACYGIVTVPTGPWYCRKCESQERTSRVRCELCPSRDGALKKTDNSGWAHVVCALYIPEVRFGNVTTMEPIILSLIPQERYSKTCYICQEIGKPNRANVGACMQCNKSNCKQQFHVTCAQSLGLLCEEAGNYLDNVKYCGYCQHHYSKLKKGGNVKTIPPYKPIQHDTSSDSCSSPEKEIDSTMNSATTSATSIKITSSSGSGGSSSSVLNASSSAGISGAGASGSAVSSSSKQRKSNASSKSSNSSSSSSSSSTGVTPNPSSSSAHSGSASSMTGGGTLLPGSSNIGNISNNLNNNLPGGSTSTSSAGNVSGGSGGNPSASSGSATQSTSSQSSTAPGTTKSSASSSSSSSNSYKEKHSKSLSKSASSKDKDGKDSASNSANNNFTNLSASSTSSNSSSTREKSSSKLSKNKDSNQISNATSSTSTTSSINTQPSSSTSTATSGLGGPGTHVSSSATSGINTAPSTTNEHSNHAHNLSTNGAGAGSATGKLQSASNLSTSSSAFGSDLRSVSTSSSSTLNDSTGFGSNLNSEREKLSGAGSSASNIPGTIAPGTGVVSSSAATNLSTNKGSSSSSAANSLTTTSSSSGSSSNSTSKKRKADSAKSSSSISTSVSALEDNNRWGTRNAKKSLISRYDIKDVHVALTPLTDFEKEIEKSSKRQRTELSPPTHQTSATAEVNAPLASSTSASIAVTASATAASATPATGTTTSGSISGNAGSTSSGNSSGVSATGGSQAAVGSGGYSKTESSKSSGAASAGSGNSSNTSSTKHGSSIKDISSSGNQPPSAASSNSAPSLYVSVPLSTANVPGINLPTSSTSTNTTSESHSASSRSSGAQTQHQQQLSNALVGPSMGTAAGSFHGGTLSSGSSSVIQHQSGKSSPALGTLVSGNSGGSIISASGLSLPSGNLTATTTESGNLKISYEKQTTRVQQLQGQEAPPARRSRSRSGESGSSHHHVHAHAHHHHHHPTHHNSHHQQNPQQQQQLHQQQQQNASSQPHSSTNSSSSSTTSTSSSSSSLSGGAAPAISSSNSKGPSRSGKKRGAAINKSEGATVATTAIPATVAATPVEKQSRHSSPHYSATPTPPPTSALPPVVSSPVVMLQSLSSSSVDSPPTTAFVGATSNSRNTRNNSSNCNHNGEQTSSSSSSSSSSCSGGGTSGAVNVVNLLDSPVNMSASGNYRSSSNSTGNALPAGSNANQAKPLNKKMLRAQQTQLYQQQQHQQQQQHQQYAPPARSISPNLSSASASNSASFTHMQQQQQSQQQHEDLEILQFTNTNTTASSNTPTSKPNNRTPDLSTASTSSSSATAVPATTSPLVVLNNQLPLNSVAASSSAGGLKFTYESQTQMDVPMMPVSAIKDSPPSSPGSEIGSNMHSATAAAGSLAGAPTAAAAQTGNVRKRGRKAKDATIAAAAAAAAAAAALSNAQQDLKDVRLLQNGAPNASGNPSSSTPTPPATPASSNAVTSASSIITHTAAHMLGNQINPNSSVAQKLSEQLHMEVQDHSIYTPDSINSQYAGVPFPGKQRNSTAVPSNATPAPNPLQSMFSGGGMNGNMPIPQSLEQLLERQWEQGSQFLMEQAQHFDIASLLNCLHQLQSENLRLEEHVTSLIARRDHLLAVNARLQIPLNTIASNTKAEAHVPTKARR
- the LOC6536097 gene encoding pneumococcal serine-rich repeat protein isoform X19; translated protein: MMMMDTMDTSQSQPMDVAPAVAVAATSGGALVDFTAAMVSMAATAEAESAESNNNHIDMAEYKEHRKNKKKKREKREREGKEHRHHKHRDREHREHRRHRDRERDKERDREGHHHHPTHHHPNNSQHSTSASSSPSSASTTPSATIEYVGGSASASPSYLGGGATGTGGAVGATTTYPHNLKIRFLLSGQRTELSPPTHQTSATAEVNAPLASSTSASIAVTASATAASATPATGTTTSGSISGNAGSTSSGNSSGVSATGGSQAAVGSGGYSKTESSKSSGAASAGSGNSSNTSSTKHGSSIKDISSSGNQPPSAASSNSAPSLYVSVPLSTANVPGINLPTSSTSTNTTSESHSASSRSSGAQTQHQQQLSNALVGPSMGTAAGSFHGGTLSSGSSSVIQHQSGKSSPALGTLVSGNSGGSIISASGLSLPSGNLTATTTESGNLKISYEKQTTRVQQLQGQEAPPARRSRTPDLSTASTSSSSATAVPATTSPLVVLNNQLPLNSVAASSSAGGLKFTYESQTQMDVPMMPVSAIKDSPPSSPGSEIGSNMHSATAAAGSLAGAPTAAAAQTGNVRKRGRKAKDATIAAAAAAAAAAAALSNAQQDLKDVRLLQNGAPNASGNPSSSTPTPPATPASSNAVTSASSIITHTAAHMLGNQINPNSSVAQKLSEQLHMEVQDHSIYTPDSINSQYAGVPFPGKQRNSTAVPSNATPAPNPLQSMFSGGGMNGNMPIPQSLEQLLERQWEQGSQFLMEQAQHFDIASLLNCLHQLQSENLRLEEHVTSLIARRDHLLAVNARLQIPLNTIASNTKAEAHGK
- the LOC6536097 gene encoding pneumococcal serine-rich repeat protein isoform X16, yielding MMMMDTMDTSQSQPMDVAPAVAVAATSGGALVDFTAAMVSMAATAEAESAESNNNHIDMAEYKEHRKNKKKKREKREREGKEHRHHKHRDREHREHRRHRDRERDKERDREGHHHHPTHHHPNNSQHSTSASSSPSSASTTPSATIEYVGGSASASPSYLGGGATGTGGAVGATTTYPHNLKIRFLLSGQRTELSPPTHQTSATAEVNAPLASSTSASIAVTASATAASATPATGTTTSGSISGNAGSTSSGNSSGVSATGGSQAAVGSGGYSKTESSKSSGAASAGSGNSSNTSSTKHGSSIKDISSSGNQPPSAASSNSAPSLYVSVPLSTANVPGINLPTSSTSTNTTSESHSASSRSSGAQTQHQQQLSNALVGPSMGTAAGSFHGGTLSSGSSSVIQHQSGKSSPALGTLVSGNSGGSIISASGLSLPSGNLTATTTESGNLKISYEKQTTRVQQLQGQEAPPARRSRTPDLSTASTSSSSATAVPATTSPLVVLNNQLPLNSVAASSSAGGLKFTYESQTQMDVPMMPVSAIKDSPPSSPGSEIGSNMHSATAAAGSLAGAPTAAAAQTGNVRKRGRKAKDATIAAAAAAAAAAAALSNAQQDLKDVRLLQNGAPNASGNPSSSTPTPPATPASSNAVTSASSIITHTAAHMLGNQINPNSSVAQKLSEQLHMEVQDHSIYTPDSINSQYAGVPFPGKQRNSTAVPSNATPAPNPLQSMFSGGGMNGNMPIPQSLEQLLERQWEQGSQFLMEQAQHFDIASLLNCLHQLQSENLRLEEHVTSLIARRDHLLAVNARLQIPLNTIASNTKAEAHASSGSSNIGLGSNISALNAATTIAAAVSLATTAINTTIPTMANSRPTVAAASSSGVLDYRGPGATSNSSNSNNSSNTISNSVSNSSSNPTSSSSASGPPASSMSISGINMSSATNLGMRHVSTAHAYNNAGNSSNSNSNVGSLNASSAMNSNSLHHQHSSQQQQHQAQHQTHPLQQQQPQVQHHLHQSHHTSAAVAAAHMLGVGMSLGAGGGAAGGIGRVPTKARR
- the LOC6536097 gene encoding pneumococcal serine-rich repeat protein isoform X15 yields the protein MMMMDTMDTSQSQPMDVAPAVAVAATSGGALVDFTAAMVSMAATAEAESAESNNNHIDMAEYKEHRKNKKKKREKREREGKEHRHHKHRDREHREHRRHRDRERDKERDREGHHHHPTHHHPNNSQHSTSASSSPSSASTTPSATIEYVGGSASASPSYLGGGATGTGGAVGATTTYPHNLKIRFLLSGQRTELSPPTHQTSATAEVNAPLASSTSASIAVTASATAASATPATGTTTSGSISGNAGSTSSGNSSGVSATGGSQAAVGSGGYSKTESSKSSGAASAGSGNSSNTSSTKHGSSIKDISSSGNQPPSAASSNSAPSLYVSVPLSTANVPGINLPTSSTSTNTTSESHSASSRSSGAQTQHQQQLSNALVGPSMGTAAGSFHGGTLSSGSSSVIQHQSGKSSPALGTLVSGNSGGSIISASGLSLPSGNLTATTTESGNLKISYEKQTTRVQQLQGQEAPPARRSRTPDLSTASTSSSSATAVPATTSPLVVLNNQLPLNSVAASSSAGGLKFTYESQTQMDVPMMPVSAIKDSPPSSPGSEIGSNMHSATAAAGSLAGAPTAAAAQTGNVRKRGRKAKDATIAAAAAAAAAAAALSNAQQDLKDVRLLQNGAPNASGNPSSSTPTPPATPASSNAVTSASSIITHTAAHMLGNQINPNSSVAQKLSEQLHMEVQDHSIYTPDSINSQYAGVPFPGKQRNSTAVPSNATPAPNPLQSMFSGGGMNGNMPIPQSLEQLLERQWEQGSQFLMEQAQHFDIASLLNCLHQLQSENLRLEEHVTSLIARRDHLLAVNARLQIPLNTIASNTKAEAHAAISTTAAPTTTSTTSTTTATSTCTTSVISTIASSGSSNIGLGSNISALNAATTIAAAVSLATTAINTTIPTMANSRPTVAAASSSGVLDYRGPGATSNSSNSNNSSNTISNSVSNSSSNPTSSSSASGPPASSMSISGINMSSATNLGMRHVSTAHAYNNAGNSSNSNSNVGSLNASSAMNSNSLHHQHSSQQQQHQAQHQTHPLQQQQPQVQHHLHQSHHTSAAVAAAHMLGVGMSLGAGGGAAGGIGRVPTKARR
- the LOC6536097 gene encoding midnolin homolog isoform X14, with translation MMMMDTMDTSQSQPMDVAPAVAVAATSGGALVDFTAAMVSMAATAEAESAESNNNHIDMAEYKEHRKNKKKKREKREREGKEHRHHKHRDREHREHRRHRDRERDKERDREGHHHHPTHHHPNNSQHSTSASSSPSSASTTPSATIEYVGGSASASPSYLGGGATGTGGAVGATTTYPHNLKIRFLLSGQRTELSPPTHQTSATAEVNAPLASSTSASIAVTASATAASATPATGTTTSGSISGNAGSTSSGNSSGVSATGGSQAAVGSGGYSKTESSKSSGAASAGSGNSSNTSSTKHGSSIKDISSSGNQPPSAASSNSAPSLYVSVPLSTANVPGINLPTSSTSTNTTSESHSASSRSSGAQTQHQQQLSNALVGPSMGTAAGSFHGGTLSSGSSSVIQHQSGKSSPALGTLVSGNSGGSIISASGLSLPSGNLTATTTESGNLKISYEKQTTRVQQLQGQEAPPARRSRTPDLSTASTSSSSATAVPATTSPLVVLNNQLPLNSVAASSSAGGLKFTYESQTQMDVPMMPVSAIKDSPPSSPGSEIGSNMHSATAAAGSLAGAPTAAAAQTGNVRKRGRKAKDATIAAAAAAAAAAAALSNAQQDLKDVRLLQNGAPNASGNPSSSTPTPPATPASSNAVTSASSIITHTAAHMLGNQINPNSSVAQKLSEQLHMEVQDHSIYTPDSINSQYAGVPFPGKQRNSTAVPSNATPAPNPLQSMFSGGGMNGNMPIPQSLEQLLERQWEQGSQFLMEQAQHFDIASLLNCLHQLQSENLRLEEHVTSLIARRDHLLAVNARLQIPLNTIASNTKAEAHASSGSSNIGLGSNISALNAATTIAAAVSLATTAINTTIPTMANSRPTVAAASSSGVLDYRGPGATSNSSNSNNSSNTISNSVSNSSSNPTSSSSASGPPASSMSISGINMSSATNLGMRHVSTAHAYNNAGNSSNSNSNVGSLNASSAMNSNSLHHQHSSQQQQHQAQHQTHPLQQQQPQVQHHLHQSHHTSAAVAAAHMLGVGMSLGAGGGAAGGIGRGGSATAMAATAATTTTTFTTTAGTGMGQQHHHPHPHQHPSIQIQVGGGGVGVDGLSSTSSSYAVHHAALYSTHHQSQLRRDDNLAKTS